The window CGGCAGCTTCTTTAACGGGATATACTTCAAAACCTGCATTTTTAGCTTTTGAAAAAGAGTTGCCTTCCGGTCTTAAACCTACAATTACCTTCACTCCGGAATCTTTTAAATTTAATGCATGAGCATGCCCCTGAGAACCGTAACCTATTATAGCTACTGTTTTTGATTGAATTAATCTTAAATCGGCATCTTTTTCGTAATAAATATTCATTAAATCCTCCTTTATTTAGAGAGACGGCGGTATTTAGCCCTCAATCGATTTTTATTATTTTTTTTATTAATTTATATTATTTTTTTAGCGCTGGCTAAAGCTATTATACCGGTTTTAACTATGTCTTTGATGCCTAAAGGCCTTAAAATGTCGATAAAAGAATCGATCTTCTTTTCCGAACCTGTCACTTCAAGAGTGTAATGATTTCTTGAAACGTCTATAATCCTGCCGTTAAATATTTCTTTTATTCTGAAAATATCTCCTTTCGTCGTTTCATCAGCGTTAACTTTAACCAGAACGGTCTGCCTTAAAACGGAATCGTCGTCCGTAAATTCCTGAACTTTAATTACGTTAATAAGCCTGTTAAGCTGTTTAACTATCTGTTCCAAAATTTGCGCATCTCCCGACGTTGCTATTATCATTTTGGACTCGTTTTTTTCTAAAGTTTTTGCTACGCATATACTGTCGATATTAAACCCTCTTGCCGAAAAAAGTCCGGCCACCCTGGTAAGCACGCCGGATTCGTTTTCCACTGTAATAGAAAGAAT is drawn from Candidatus Acidulodesulfobacterium acidiphilum and contains these coding sequences:
- the ilvN gene encoding acetolactate synthase small subunit, producing the protein MEKTHILSITVENESGVLTRVAGLFSARGFNIDSICVAKTLEKNESKMIIATSGDAQILEQIVKQLNRLINVIKVQEFTDDDSVLRQTVLVKVNADETTKGDIFRIKEIFNGRIIDVSRNHYTLEVTGSEKKIDSFIDILRPLGIKDIVKTGIIALASAKKII